Genomic DNA from Bacteroidales bacterium:
TTCCGAAGGAAAAAGTAAATAACCTTCATCGCTAATGTTTTCGATATTTTCGAGAGATGATGCAATAGTGTCGTAAGAAGATAAAATAAAATTTTTCAGATCAATTACTTTCGATGAACGATTATATAATTCAACATAATCAACACCATCATCTTTTGGATTTGACAATATTTCATTAATTACAATATCATTATTTGTTGGTGTTTGCGGAATGGCAAAACGTTTTGAACTACTTACCGGTAGCGGATTTCCGGTGCAATCACGTAAAGTATCATTAATGGTAATTGTATAAATAATTCCATTTTGAATTTCAGATGAAAGCTCCAAAATTACCGAAGAATATTGAGGTGCAACAGGATTTGCATTTGCTGGATTTCCAATTCCATTATCAATAAAATATTTTGATATACTTTTAAGAAACACACTATCCATCGGCTCTGAGAAGAAAAGTTGAATATGAAAATTATCAATTATGGTTACTAGTAAAAATTCTGGAATTGTATTATCAGGATTAAGCTCATTTACCGAATTCGCTGCACCGGGCGTTCCGCCTAATATTCCCGTTGATGCTTTCCAGTTATCTTTTCCTCCGCATGGGTTGTTCGGGTCAATCTGTTCAAGTGACCAGCCGCCATCTTTTTTATTAGCATCTTTATACCAATCGTCGGTGTAAGAAACAGTAGAAATAACATGGTAAAGCGAATCATAAAGTGTTAAAGTTTCACCGTTATTTGTAATTGAAAAACTTGGTATTGCCAGGGCCATTCCGTATGTTGAGATTGATTCCTGTCCGCTTGCTGATGAAAATAAAATATAAGAATGAGGATCAAGTGTTGCATCCGGAATTTGTTTAATGGTGCTGCCCATCGCGAATTTCCAGTTTTGCATTTTAATAGGATATTCAGTTCGGTTATACAATTCAACATATTCATAATTGGCTAAACCAACAATAGGGTCGGGGTCGGCCATTATTTCATTGATAACAATATCATGTTCTTTTGGGGTATATAAAATAAATTCTGTGCTCGAAGACAACATAAAATTACCATTCAGATCCTTTATATTATTTACCATTAAATTATAAAATATTCCTTCAGTGAATACTGTTGAAAAATTCAAATGCATTAAAGCACCGTTATTTACATCAAATTCAACGGATACAGGGTTTCCTATTCCATTATCTACGTTATAATTTGTAATTGTTAACGCTGTAGAAGTATCAATATTTTCAGAAAAATATACATTTAATTGTGTTTGAGAAATGATATTTATTGAATTAATTTCAGGAGGGAAAGTATCAACTATTATAGGTCCTACATAAAAATCATCAAAATAAAATTTTGTTGCATTACTGGTTGTGTATTTACAAAAAACTCCAAACCATGATGTTGTTGTAAATGTATTATCAAAGCCACTTCCTTCTAGTTGAAATACAGTGCCACCATCAGAAGCAGAATATAATTTCCAGGTTCCCGTATCATCACGGGTAACTTTAATTCGAAAAGTATTTGTTGAATTGTTGGTATAAGTAAATTTACCGTGAATGATAATTTTTATTGTTGTTCCGCTTTGTTTGTATAACCCGATGCTGTCGTTCGCTTCCCCTATCTGTACAAAATATCCATTTAATGAACCGGCAATATTTTGCTGGTCAGAAATAAGGTATACTCTTGCATTATTATTGGATGATGTGGCAAACGAAAGTTTTACCCAAAACTGCCATTCATTATTATTTACCAAATGATTGTTTGTATATA
This window encodes:
- a CDS encoding lamin tail domain-containing protein, which produces MKKIFFFLLLVPSFGFSQFSDDFSDGNFSANPLWVGDIAKFEINSSKQLHLNATGADTSILYTNNHLVNNNEWQFWVKLSFATSSNNNARVYLISDQQNIAGSLNGYFVQIGEANDSIGLYKQSGTTIKIIIHGKFTYTNNSTNTFRIKVTRDDTGTWKLYSASDGGTVFQLEGSGFDNTFTTTSWFGVFCKYTTSNATKFYFDDFYVGPIIVDTFPPEINSINIISQTQLNVYFSENIDTSTALTITNYNVDNGIGNPVSVEFDVNNGALMHLNFSTVFTEGIFYNLMVNNIKDLNGNFMLSSSTEFILYTPKEHDIVINEIMADPDPIVGLANYEYVELYNRTEYPIKMQNWKFAMGSTIKQIPDATLDPHSYILFSSASGQESISTYGMALAIPSFSITNNGETLTLYDSLYHVISTVSYTDDWYKDANKKDGGWSLEQIDPNNPCGGKDNWKASTGILGGTPGAANSVNELNPDNTIPEFLLVTIIDNFHIQLFFSEPMDSVFLKSISKYFIDNGIGNPANANPVAPQYSSVILELSSEIQNGIIYTITINDTLRDCTGNPLPVSSSKRFAIPQTPTNNDIVINEILSNPKDDGVDYVELYNRSSKVIDLKNFILSSYDTIASSLENIENISDEGYLLFPSEYVVLTSNPAKVKEQYYTPNPNNFISMLSFPTYNNDDGTVVLALKNQSEIIDMVKYSTDMIYPLLNSSEGVSLERINFERPSNDKTNWHSASETVGFGTPAYKNSQSSENIFSDEQITISPEIFSPDNDGYNDILNINYNFDKPGYMANISIYDTNGRLIRNLINNVLLGTSGSFSWDGITDENEKARIGMYIIYFEVFDLNGNVKHYKRSAVLASKL